A segment of the Oncorhynchus tshawytscha isolate Ot180627B linkage group LG19, Otsh_v2.0, whole genome shotgun sequence genome:
ATGGTTATGATAAGGTGTCTTGCCTGTTCAGGGTGGTGAGCTCCAGGGCCTGGTTTCCTGGTGGTGTCTCCAGGCATGCTGTTGCGTCCTGTCATGCTGTAGTGGGGGGGTTTGTGTTTGTAGGTGCAGGGGTCCACCACTCTGTATGTCCCTGGGCCAGGAGTCTGACATACAGATGGAAACACACAGGGAAGAAGTGTGAGAGAAGAAAACAATGAACGACAGGCCTACCTAACTCAATCTGTCCATCATCGATAAAGAAGACAGATGAGATGTCAATTTTTGAAGAGTCTGTGTTTGACATGTCAGATCTACCTTCTGCAGGTCCTCGTGGAAGCTGCCGATCTTGCTGCGTCCTCGAAGGGAGAAGTTAGGGGCGGAGGTTTTGTTGACGGTGGCAGGCCCCAACACAGAGGGCAGCATGTAAGCAGCAGGGCctgagagagaggacacaaaCAATCACATTTTGTAAATACACCAACATTCTATTCCACAGTCCTATCATATTTTTAGTGTTCATCGAACATGCTCACTGAATATTTGATCGATCACATTTTAAAATTCTACAGCCAACATTCTATTCCATGTCTCTTAAAGCCACAGTCTTGAATTTATTGAAGAGGATGTTACCTGGGGTCTGGTCATTACGGAAGCCTTTGCTCCTGGCAGACAGGGAATAGGCAGGGGCAGAGTAATATGCAGACTTCCCTGACCTCTCAGGGGAGTAGCGTCCTGAAACACCAAACAGACAGTTAGAATTAAGTCTggagtctgtatgtgtgtgtgtagtttctgAGAGACGGTGTGAGTTTTGAGCatgctgtgtgtgagtgtgtgtgtgtgtgtactggcaagtgtgtgtgtttatccaaAGATACTTAACcttgcgtgcatacattttacatacaggtGGACCTGAGCTAGAGGCTGCCATTTGAGCCAATGTCTAGCCTTGTTTATCTTCACGCTACATTCCTCTGTGGAGGTGGTCTGTCCTGATAATGGATATGTTGTTGTCCTTCTGATGTAATAGACACCAAAGGTGATCGTTGTTTAATGATGAAGAAATATAAGGCTTCGGCCTTGGTGGCCCTCAGGGTTGATAAGACATCACACCTTAGTTAAGATAGGATTTTACGTTTGTGGGTTTGGAAATATCTTAAAATAGTTATGTCTTACATTCGCCTATTGGCCTTCTCTGTCTAAGCCAACTGGCAgttaactttttttttaaggCTTTAGAACTTGACAGATGTGTCGTTTGAAAAATCGAGGGTTCCCACTTCTTGAAAAGAAAAGTTGACATTTTATTAAGTAGGATGTAGAAATGATAGAAATGTTATCTGTAAAAGAAACATGTAAATGTACCAGAAAATGTGAAATGACACTGATGTCTGAGGACCAGTTTGTTTTTTGTTACTgaaacatcaatcaatcaaatgtatttataaagcccttcttacatcagctgatgtcacaaagtgctgtacagaaacccagcctaaaacaccaaacagtaagcaatgcatgATGATCTTCCAGATGTTAAGGAGGTGTTCGTCATATTTTAGATCCACTGTTAGAGTACCACCACATTCTGTCTGACTGGTATCATTAAGGCACCACTGTGCATCCTGACATAAAACACATGCAGATGGAGAAAAAGAGGAAGGGTGTGTGTTACCGACCAGGTCCGGGGGTTTGGAACAGCTGGGGGTCATTGGGGCGGCTGTAGAGGGAGTATGCAGGGGTCCCGTCACGCCCAATCCTGGTGATGTTGGAGGGAACCAAGTACCCTGGCCCGGGGGAGCAGTCTGAGCTGAATTGGCGATGGCGTGTCCCAAAACTGAACGCCGGTGCTTTCAGCTTCCTGGGGTCATGGTAGTTCAGACCTGAAGAAGAAGAGGCAAAGATGATTGCCCATGTGTCTTTTTATACCccaaaataaaaaacaatcaaccAACTAAACAAAAGGTTGATAACAAATCaaccaataaatcaatcaatcactaaGTTAGTTGTACCTGTCGCTCCAGGCAGGGCATACTTGGGTCCAGGGCTGCTGTAGAGTGCAGCAATGGGGCCTCTGGGCTTGTGAGGCCTCCAGGAGCCAACccaaacatcagtgcctgacatGATTAGTCTGTGGACAAGGACAGATGGAATTAGAGTCAATTTAAACTTGCTGGATGCTCATACCAATagtgttttcattaaaaactgcCCTTTTGGGATAGTGGAAAGCAGATTGCCTTAATTTGGGTAATTGCCTAACTTTTTAGAGCTGGTGAGTTAGTGCTGGTGTCTGGAGATCGTTTGTCTGTTTGGTTGGTGTTCCAGACTACTGTGGTGCAATAGTGATGTGCACATCATTTATGTCATAATGGGATATGCTCAGCTGCGCGTTAAAATTTCTTACATTTTTGAGCAAAATCAGTGTGACGACTGTTTAGTTGCTTTACTCAATAAAATAGCCCCGTTTGATCTGTTATATGTTATTTatattaataaataaattataCTATTTATGGGTCTCCGCTGCCTCGACGTTAATTTATAGACATAACGATTTCCCCATAATTGAGACCTCTCTCTGAAATAAAAGTTTATAACAGCATACTAGTGCTGAAACTATGAACAGATATGAATTCATCATAACGATATAGACCTACCACCATACTGTAGTTAATATAGGACAAGGGCGATAAAACAAAATATCTTCCAAACCTTGACCGTGTGACTGCGCGTCTGGCTGTATTCAAATTGCCCGCTTATGCAAATGACCAGCTGTTGCAAGATAAATATTGATATTAAAAAAATCCCCCTGATCTAAATGGCCAACCTGTATTGTAGTTCGTTGTCTTCTCGGCACTGGTCTTCTCCGCACTGGGTGCTCCCTAGGACCAAACACTTGGGAGCTCTGATTGTTTGACTTTGGTTGTCCTCGTGCTCACTATGACTACGTTACCATGGAGACGCTATTTTGACAGGCAGGTTGGCTTTAAATTCACAATGTGGCAGAAAATAAACCTGTTTGCGATTACCAAAATTGAAggacaacatttttttttctgtaaTGCAATGCAGTCAGAACTTGTTCAAAGAGATCAATTCGTTTCTTAGGGTGTGTCTGTGGGTGCGGAGggtattttattttttgaattgaacctttatttaactaggcaagtccgttaagaacaaaatcGTATGTACAATCactgccaaacccggacgacgctggaccaattgtgcgttgttttatgggactcccaatcacaacaGGTGCCTGAATTCTCCCCTCCTTTGGGttcttcattgctgcgacttgcttgcCAGTTGAGATTTCTGCCCTTCACTCCGTTGTCAGTGTTGCCTACATTTCACTAATCTTAGTAGCAGAAAGCATTTTTGTCTGCTGTTTTCGGTGTGACTATAaaccaatatgcagaaacagtttgtgatatattgaaaacctaaacataaaatgtgctatatacacacatacatctgCCACAATAATCATATTACTTGTATTTTTTAGAAACAAAGTGAATGTggtggttctagcttgtatggcacCCTGGGCGAACCTCCCCTTCAGCTCCCGCCCCGGCAAATGCCGCATTGGGCGGCTGCCCATGTCGTCCTTACCtttatgtttaatataacacacatttcttaaattcggttgcctatcctgacgtgaagtttgttctatagaaagtatttgactctattGTGTGCCACAGAATgtatttgactctagccacacaattaaggaaattagaagggggaGAATTCTGGCACAACACCTGATTTGATTCAGCCTGGATGGCCCAAATCCCATGTCTCGATCATATTCAGTACAAAAATTATTGGAGTTTTCACCATTGTGCAGGATGGACAGAATTATGGTTACTAAATCATTAGAAGCCAgaggaaaaaaagtgttaaatctgGAAAAACGCATCGCATCAACTAGGCTGGATTCTGTGCAATAATTAAGGCTGCTGTCTATCTGACGGGGTCACTTTCCCGTTGAACATGTCTTCTTTCTTCATAGAGGTAAAATGGATGTCgattttgagacatgacatgttatatttttatatttcaggATACGCTTTTCATATTTATTCGACATTACTGTGCTTTTTTGAagatttctcacaaaaacaagctCATCTCTGAAATGTCAACGGAGCAGTGAGCATATACTAAGCGTTTTATTTTCAAAGCCTTAAATTGTAcaattacatttaattcagcCATTGGCGATCAGTcattttgagccccacatttttagcaaaaatggggggcttgcctgttttgcatgtttctTTGGCATTAACACGTGctacatatcagtttgcaaacaatgtaaaaatatatatatatatacactacctatCGAAATTTTGGGGtcccttagaaatgtccttgttttttaaagaaaagcacatttttgtgcatttgaaataacataaaattgatcagaaatagagtatagacattgttaatgttttaaatgactattgtagctggaagcaTCTGATTTTTAATGGTATAtctatctacataggagtacagaggcccattataagaaaccatcactcctgtgttccaatgtcacattgttaactaatccaagtttataattttaaaaggttaattgatcattagaaaaccctctagcaattatgttagcacagctgaaaactgttgttccgattaaagaagcaataaaactgggcttctttagactagttgtgtatctggagcatcagcatttgtgggtatAATTACAGGCtaaaaacaaagcactttcttctgaaacttgtcagtctattcttgttctgagaaatgaaggctattccacgcgagaaattgccaagaaattgaagatctcgtacaacactgtgtactactcccttcacataacagcacaaactgtctctaaccagaatagaaagagtgggaggccccggtgcacaactgagcaagaggacaagtacctCAGCATCTAGTTTGAGAAAAGGATGCctgacaagtcctcaactggcagctacaAACTGAAAATGGTgttacaccaaactggaagtcttccaactagcttggaaagataGTACCGTGCAGTATGGAAgggccctcactgctgctcgatcatcctatttttccaacttaattgaggagaataagaacgatccaaaatgtatttttgatactgtcgcaaagctaactaaacaGCAgaattccccaagagaggatgtcTTTCACTTCAggagtgataaattcatgaacttctttgacgaaaagatcatgatcaagAAAGCAAATTAGgaactcctctttaaatctgcgtatttctccaaagctcagttgtcctgagtgccaggacctaggatcaagggagacactcacgTTTTTtaaatactatatctcttgacacattgatgaaaatagtcttggcctctaaaccttcaagctgcatactggaccctgttccaactaaactactgaaagagctgcttcctgtgcttggccctcctatgttgaatataataaacagctccctatccactggatgtgtaccaaactcacaaaAAGTCTGCCTTCCTGAAGAAAAACAACGTATACGAAACGCtttagtctggttttagaccccatcatagcactgagactgcacttgtgaaggtggtaaattactttttaatggcgtcagaacgaggctctgcatctgtcctcgtgctcctagaccttagtgctgcttttgataccatcgatcgccacattcttttggagagattggaaacccaaattggacTACATGGATAAGTTCTGGCCTAGtctagatcttatctgtcggaaagatgtaattttgtctctgtggatgattTGTCTTCTGAccgtacatttcggtgttcctcaaggttccgttttagggcCACTATTATTTTCACtacatattttacctcttggtgatttcattcggaaacataatgttaactttcactgctatgcagatgacacacagctgtacatttcgatgaaacatggtgaagccccaaaattgccctccctggaagtctgtgtttcagacataaggaagtggatggcagcaCATTTCtgacttttaaactcggacaaaacagagatgctagttctaggtcccaagaaacaacgagatcttctgttggatctgacaattaatcttgatggttgtacggtcatctcaaataaaactgtgaaggacctcggcgttactctggaccctgatctctcttttgatgaacatatcaagaatatttcaaggacagtttttttTAATCTTCGTAAAATAAcggatatataaataaaaaaacattgcaaaaatcagaaactttgtcaaaaaatgatgcagaaaaatgtatccatgcttttgtcacttctagattagactaccgcaatgctctactttccggcgaCCCAGAtaagcacaaaataaacttcagttagtgctaaacacagctgcaagaatcttgactagaaccacattttttttatcatattactccagtgctagactctctacactggcttccttgttaaggctagggctgatttcaaggttttactgctaacctacaaagcattacatgggctttctCCTActtatctttccgatttggtcctgccatacatacctacacgtacgctacggttacaagacgcaggcctccttactgtccctagaatttctacgCAAACAGCTGgatgcagggctttctcctatagagctatatttttatggaatggtctgcctacctatGTGAGAGACggagactcggtctcaacctttaagtctttattgaagactcgtCTCTTCAGTAGGTTCTTTGATTGAGtctagtctggcccaggggtatGAAGGTGAAAGGAAATGCACTGGAgggacgaaccacccttgctgtctctgcctggtcggttcccctctctccaccgggattctctgcctctaaccctattacgggggctgagtcactggcttactagtgctcttccatgccgtccctaggaggggtgcgtcagttgagtgggttgagtcactgacgtgatcttcctatCCGGGTTGGTGCGCCCCTCGGGTTTGTGTCATGGGGgaggtctttgtgggctatacttggccttgtctcagggtagtaggttggtggttgaagatatccctctaggcGTGTGGGGGCTGTGGCTTgggaaagtgggtggggttatatcctgccggtttagccctgtctgggggtatcgttggacagggccacagtgtctcccgacccctcctgtctcagcctccagtatttatgctgcaatagtttgtgtcggggggctaggttcAGTCTGTTATATCCGGAGTATTTCTCAtgccttatccggtgtcctgtgtgaatttaagtatgctccctctaattctctctctttttttctctctctcttctctcggaggacctgatccataggaccatgcctcaggactacctggcctgatgactccttgctgtccccagtccacctggtcatgctgctgctccagtttcaactgttctgcctgtgattattattaattgaccatgctggtcatttatgaacattttaacatcttggccatgttctgttataatctccacccggcacagccagaagaggactggccacccctcatagcctggttcctctctaggtttcttcctaggttttggcctttctagggagtttttcctagccacggtgcttctacatttgcactgtttggggttttaggctgggttactgtacagCGCTTTGTGACTTCGGCTgatataaaaagggctttataaatacatttgattgattgattgcagGGTGTGTTAGTTTTAACATCTCATATTGACTGAAAATGTGCCTGTGCCTTCAATGTGCAGAACACATAAAAGTAAACTCTCATCTAACAGTGGCTTTGAAATGAGTGAAACATTTGGCATCCAGACCTCTATAGTGtcacatgtaggcctacatgatTATGCCCAGGCCCGATTGAGACCATAACAAACCTGTTTATTGTCATCTCTCTATCAAACTCACTTTAATGCTTTATATTTTTATATGGGGTTTGAGATCTGAGTAGCAGGCTGCCGACTGTTAAACGATGATTAATGAAAAACTGAAACAAAACCTTTTTGGAAAATTAAGGATCAGCAGGTTAAATATAATCAAATAAATGTATCCTCATACAGTTTATTGGCTATGGTCAAAACACAGTTATGGCCTTTGGAAATGTTCTCCCCAGCCACTCACTTCtgagtgattttttttttgccttaTTTTCCTTGCAtggttatatatttatatttcttgGATAAAGGTATCAGCAtcaccagtgcttgacttgggtcGGAGCTCACTGGAGCAGAGTACCGGCATCTCACATTTtttactgcttgagctcctgttcatCTTATAAAATATGAACTCAAAAGTATtatggagctcctgcacctaaatataagcAGTACCGGTACCCAATATGAGTACTAGCAcctatttcattccaagtcaagcactgtgcATCACTCTGGAGAGCACTAAAGAAaagtgggaaagagagggagggggagatattGTATATAGTGAAATAGACAGATGtgtaaaaagagagggagagatttagattaaacaactcaAAGTGCCCCCCAATTGGCAGCTCTTCCATAGTGGTGCATTAAATAATTGAACCGCCTAGTGGTGAAATATGATTGGCTAGCAGCAGACACTGGCTCCAGAGCCCTTCATGTCATGAAAATCTACATCACTTATGGTTTGGTGCTCATCTCTCTGTACTGCTCATCTCTGATCCCTGCATAGATTTGGGTTATAGATGCTTGAGGCTGATGCTGAACCGTGATAAGCTGTGAGACATGGTCAATAAAGGTTAGATGCTGTGACCGTGTGTTTCTATTAAACAGCCTTCCATGCCAACGTGTCCAACCTCCAGCTCTAAAGACATCAGAGTCTCTCTGTCTGAATCCCATTACTCTGTCTAATTAAAAACTTTGCCTCGTAGCGCTGCCCTCCAGGGCCAATAGTTCCAGGACCTCTGAACTGGCCCCTGCCGGAGCAGGCTGCTTTCATTAGATTAAACACAATAATGAGAAAATCTTTTGTCTTTGCATATAATTAAGGCTCAGATGAAGGACATGTTGAT
Coding sequences within it:
- the LOC112219121 gene encoding outer dense fiber protein 3-B-like, whose protein sequence is MSGTDVWVGSWRPHKPRGPIAALYSSPGPKYALPGATGLNYHDPRKLKAPAFSFGTRHRQFSSDCSPGPGYLVPSNITRIGRDGTPAYSLYSRPNDPQLFQTPGPGRYSPERSGKSAYYSAPAYSLSARSKGFRNDQTPGPAAYMLPSVLGPATVNKTSAPNFSLRGRSKIGSFHEDLQKTPGPGTYRVVDPCTYKHKPPHYSMTGRNSMPGDTTRKPGPGAHHPEQVTFTRIKPPSFSFGIRHSEFIAPLIVDLAE